TGGTCTCCAGGTCACCAAGGCTCAGGTCGTTGGAATACTTGTGGTACCACCAGGCCAGCCCCTCCTCCAGCAGTTCCCTGTCGAGAGAGTTGCCGCCTGGTGTGTAGACCATGGCCCACGTCCCGTTGTAGCTGTCCCGGCTGGCGACCTCGGCCCTCACCTGCCTGTTCAGGACTTTTCT
The window above is part of the bacterium genome. Proteins encoded here:
- a CDS encoding thermonuclease family protein, translated to RKVLNRQVRAEVASRDSYNGTWAMVYTPGGNSLDRELLEEGLAWWYHKYSNDLSLGDLETRARLKRRGLWGQMAPTAPWDFRRGGVWGGRTN